A section of the Planctomycetia bacterium genome encodes:
- a CDS encoding phage portal protein: MHQPDWRQLEEAYFDLWDRLVDPREAFDDGDGESWLRVSGDLAGSGAICSGLRSEQELAEARAHCRQLAVANEFAINGHENRVSYIVGAGHQYRLVARRGVSVSTDLVRNAQAVLERFLVENRWHARQQEIVRRRDRDGEVFLRFFLSPDGLTQVRFVEPGQIATPTTLAAEPAVSFGIYTDPRDVETVFAYFVDGESIDAGDIQHRKANVDANVKRGLPLFYPVLKNLRRAEKLLRNMSTVAEIQSAIALIRRHRGASRTTVQQFVADQADASQTSSVTGRTQHFRRYAPGTVLDAPANVEYDFPASTINAASYVTVLQAELRAIASRLVMPEFMLTSDASNANYASTMVAEGPAVKMFQRLQAEQIMADREVRQRVLANAVRTGHLPDGALVDLEIQIEAPSLAVRNPLDEAHVNRIEHAAGILSPQTWCLRRGLDYEREQENWRGHRQGDHVANPA; this comes from the coding sequence ATGCATCAGCCCGACTGGCGGCAATTGGAAGAAGCGTATTTCGATCTCTGGGATCGCCTGGTCGATCCGCGCGAAGCATTCGACGACGGCGACGGTGAGAGTTGGTTGCGCGTCAGTGGCGACCTTGCTGGCAGCGGCGCGATCTGCTCGGGACTGCGCAGCGAACAGGAATTGGCCGAGGCCCGGGCGCATTGTCGGCAATTGGCGGTGGCGAACGAGTTCGCCATCAACGGGCATGAGAACCGCGTCAGCTATATTGTCGGCGCTGGCCATCAGTATCGCCTGGTTGCCCGGCGCGGTGTGAGTGTGTCTACGGATTTAGTCCGCAACGCGCAGGCGGTGTTGGAACGATTTCTCGTCGAGAACCGGTGGCATGCCCGGCAACAGGAGATCGTTCGCCGTCGCGACCGAGACGGCGAAGTGTTTCTGCGTTTCTTCCTTTCGCCGGACGGTCTGACGCAGGTGCGATTCGTCGAGCCGGGCCAGATTGCGACGCCGACGACACTGGCCGCGGAACCCGCGGTGTCATTCGGCATTTATACCGATCCGCGGGACGTGGAGACGGTGTTTGCGTACTTCGTCGACGGCGAGTCGATCGACGCCGGCGACATTCAACATCGCAAGGCCAATGTCGACGCCAACGTGAAGCGCGGGCTGCCGCTGTTCTATCCGGTGCTGAAGAATCTGCGTCGCGCCGAGAAACTGCTGCGTAATATGAGCACGGTGGCGGAGATTCAATCGGCGATCGCGCTGATTCGCCGGCATCGCGGGGCGTCGCGCACCACGGTGCAACAGTTCGTCGCCGATCAGGCCGATGCCAGCCAAACGAGTTCCGTTACAGGCCGTACGCAACATTTTCGCCGCTACGCGCCGGGGACCGTATTGGACGCCCCGGCGAATGTCGAGTACGACTTCCCCGCCTCGACCATCAACGCCGCTAGCTATGTGACCGTTCTGCAAGCCGAACTACGGGCGATCGCCAGCCGGCTGGTGATGCCGGAGTTCATGCTCACGTCCGACGCCTCGAACGCAAACTATGCCTCAACCATGGTCGCGGAAGGTCCGGCAGTAAAGATGTTTCAACGGCTGCAAGCGGAGCAGATTATGGCGGACCGCGAGGTGCGGCAACGTGTTTTGGCCAATGCCGTCCGCACGGGGCATCTGCCGGACGGCGCACTCGTCGACCTGGAAATCCAGATCGAGGCGCCGTCACTGGCTGTGCGGAACCCGCTGGACGAAGCGCACGTGAATCGCATCGAACACGCGGCGGGCATCCTGTCGCCGCAAACCTGGTGCTTGCGCCGCGGCCTGGACTACGAACGCGAACAGGAAAACTGGCGCGGACATCGTCAAGGCGACCACGTTGCTAATCCCGCTTGA
- a CDS encoding arylsulfatase: MSAIRFLACVVWLAMSSFASAAEQPPNIIFMLADDLGYGDLGCYGQQQIQTPHLDQMAREGMRFTHFYAGSTVCAPSRCALMTGYHCGHARIRGNGVVPLDPADVTIAELLRERGYHTALIGKWGLGEDATTGIPSQQGFDSFFGYLNQNHAHNYYPDFLWRGETREAIVGNVVANGVASERGHYSHDLFLQEAMAFVGQTRDRPFFLYLALTIPHANNEAREKGMEVPSDAPYADRDWPPAQRNHAAMITYLDAGVGQLMQRLREAGLDDNTIVCFSSDNGPHREGGADPEFFDSNGPLRGIKRDLYDGGIRVPLIVRWPGRVKPGAVSDLVHAHWDVMPTLVELSGGMAPKDIDGISLAPTLLGVENRQQHEHEYLYWEFHERGFAQAIRFENFKAVRLKPDTTPEIYDIAADPGETTNLAMNRPDLVMKAEDVFRRARTEDAAWPIKRD; encoded by the coding sequence ATGAGTGCAATTCGGTTTCTTGCTTGCGTCGTGTGGTTGGCTATGAGCAGCTTTGCGAGCGCCGCCGAGCAACCGCCCAACATCATCTTCATGCTGGCCGACGACCTCGGCTACGGTGACTTGGGCTGCTACGGCCAGCAGCAGATCCAAACGCCCCATCTGGACCAGATGGCTCGCGAAGGAATGCGGTTCACGCACTTCTATGCCGGCAGTACGGTCTGCGCGCCGTCGCGATGCGCGCTCATGACGGGCTATCACTGCGGGCATGCGCGGATTCGCGGTAACGGCGTTGTGCCTTTGGATCCGGCGGACGTGACGATCGCCGAATTGCTGCGCGAGCGTGGCTACCATACCGCACTGATCGGCAAATGGGGGCTTGGCGAAGACGCCACGACCGGCATTCCCTCCCAACAAGGCTTTGACAGCTTCTTTGGCTACTTGAATCAAAACCACGCCCACAACTATTATCCCGACTTCCTCTGGCGCGGCGAAACGCGCGAAGCGATTGTCGGCAACGTCGTGGCCAACGGCGTCGCCAGCGAGCGCGGACATTACTCCCATGACCTGTTCCTGCAAGAAGCCATGGCGTTCGTCGGTCAAACGCGCGACCGGCCGTTCTTTCTGTATTTGGCGCTGACGATTCCGCACGCCAACAACGAGGCCCGTGAAAAAGGGATGGAAGTCCCCAGCGACGCGCCGTACGCCGATCGCGACTGGCCGCCAGCGCAAAGAAATCACGCGGCGATGATTACCTATCTCGACGCGGGCGTCGGGCAATTGATGCAACGCCTTCGGGAGGCCGGCCTCGACGACAACACCATCGTCTGCTTTTCGAGCGACAACGGCCCGCATCGCGAAGGAGGCGCCGATCCCGAGTTCTTCGATTCCAACGGCCCATTGCGCGGCATTAAGCGAGATCTTTACGACGGCGGGATTCGCGTACCGCTCATCGTTCGCTGGCCCGGTCGCGTGAAGCCCGGCGCGGTGAGCGACCTCGTTCACGCCCACTGGGACGTGATGCCGACGCTCGTCGAGTTGTCAGGCGGCATGGCGCCAAAAGACATTGACGGAATTTCACTTGCGCCCACACTGCTTGGCGTTGAAAACCGTCAACAACATGAGCACGAGTATCTATATTGGGAATTTCACGAGCGCGGCTTCGCGCAAGCGATTCGCTTCGAAAACTTCAAAGCGGTGCGCCTCAAGCCTGACACCACGCCAGAGATTTATGACATCGCCGCCGATCCCGGCGAGACGACGAATCTGGCCATGAATCGGCCGGATCTGGTGATGAAAGCGGAGGACGTTTTCCGTCGCGCGCGGACCGAAGACGCCGCCTGGCCGATCAAGCGGGATTAG
- a CDS encoding HD domain-containing protein yields MPSVLLDIPEVAALDGRQGIVRIPPETDVPLTDRVRQLIDTADFRRLARISQLGLVSLVYPAAIHTRFEHALGVYRLALLFLKQLAHDERFAATIRPADAEVFLAAALLHDLGHWPFCHPIEDIRLSSVPQHELFANSFLLEGDIAEVLTGEWHVNPRDVVALLSAEPTDARGRILSSLLSGPIDIDKMDYLSRDSLHAGVPYGRHFDQQRLIGSLCLNAAGDGLAITEKGRTAAEMMVFARYVMFSEVYWHHGVRSATAMLQRAFYLLYDALELDALFRMTEAPFIAALFAAAEGNPAKELLDGLFGPTRKLYKRVAQYSYIEQPEIHARLARKHYPYLAACAGQLALVASAALGKVIAPHEILLDAPPIEREVEFNVDIYYPKEHRYRPLEEVSPVVRTLAREQFDDYVKRVRIFAHPRIARELRERADLPKLLSSALERME; encoded by the coding sequence ATGCCCTCTGTATTGCTAGACATCCCGGAAGTCGCCGCCCTGGACGGACGGCAGGGGATCGTGCGAATCCCGCCCGAGACCGACGTGCCTTTGACCGACCGGGTGCGACAATTAATTGACACGGCCGACTTTCGGCGGCTGGCGCGGATCAGCCAGTTGGGCCTGGTCTCGCTCGTCTATCCCGCGGCAATTCACACCCGCTTCGAACATGCGCTCGGCGTGTATCGCCTGGCGCTGTTGTTCTTGAAGCAACTGGCGCACGACGAGCGCTTCGCAGCGACGATCCGGCCGGCCGACGCCGAGGTCTTCCTGGCAGCCGCATTGCTGCACGACCTGGGGCATTGGCCCTTTTGCCATCCGATCGAGGATATCCGCCTCTCGAGCGTGCCCCAGCATGAACTGTTCGCCAATAGCTTCTTGCTGGAAGGGGACATCGCCGAGGTGCTGACCGGCGAATGGCACGTAAATCCGCGCGACGTCGTGGCGCTGCTGTCCGCGGAGCCGACCGACGCGCGGGGGCGCATCCTGTCGAGCCTGCTCTCGGGACCGATCGACATTGACAAGATGGACTACCTGAGCCGCGACAGCCTGCACGCCGGCGTGCCGTATGGGCGGCACTTCGATCAACAACGGTTGATCGGCAGCTTGTGCTTGAATGCCGCCGGCGATGGACTGGCCATCACCGAGAAAGGCCGCACCGCGGCCGAGATGATGGTCTTCGCCCGCTATGTCATGTTCAGCGAAGTCTACTGGCATCACGGCGTCCGCTCCGCGACGGCGATGCTCCAACGCGCCTTCTACTTGCTCTACGACGCCTTGGAACTGGACGCGCTGTTCCGCATGACGGAGGCCCCGTTCATCGCCGCGCTGTTCGCGGCCGCGGAAGGCAATCCTGCCAAGGAGTTGCTCGACGGCCTGTTCGGCCCCACGCGGAAGCTCTACAAGCGTGTCGCGCAGTACAGTTACATCGAACAACCGGAGATCCACGCCCGCTTGGCCCGTAAGCACTATCCGTACCTGGCGGCCTGCGCCGGGCAGCTGGCGTTAGTAGCCAGCGCTGCCCTGGGAAAGGTGATCGCGCCGCACGAGATTCTGTTGGACGCGCCGCCGATCGAACGCGAAGTCGAATTCAACGTCGACATCTATTATCCGAAGGAACACCGCTATCGGCCGCTTGAGGAAGTCTCGCCGGTCGTGCGGACTTTGGCCCGCGAGCAATTCGACGACTATGTGAAGCGCGTTAGAATTTTCGCTCACCCGCGGATCGCGCGGGAGCTGCGCGAGCGCGCGGACTTACCCAAGCTGCTTTCCTCGGCATTGGAGCGGATGGAATGA
- a CDS encoding BBP7 family outer membrane beta-barrel protein: MATKCIRKSLLALGVQFWLASTALGQAEDDYAPGRLGSGDFAIGAPADLSLYGNYPKPNYGWFGKAEGIFWTISSPDTTTIGRSGFEPAASDGDRLIFQSSTADTGWIESDPQWGNRLEVGYIGDNDKGWLISGFKTTSQNSRLDLIGDDVPLQVDSVQFVGEPQAFFDFVVRAQGMVGVAFLPQLGPDGVSVLEGFVDLNGDGFDDDLNQNTVFGRDGQDTGTPNQTPPPTTVPPPDGIPDTAAPTDFDDLVFFPIFFERLHATNETRVEGIEAMRVWRRTPFRRWGVMEVFGGPRYFHMRDKFVVMGLGGVLNPNLNVVPADGLYSWDYTDGSYWDTEVDNNIIGGQIGGRLVFKKHRVSTISEVRAFAGANFQNFDIFGRLGNGLLPGNQNQPLDLGDTAFHDSDNTTELSLGGELRFALNYQVTQAIQLQAGWTGMYFSGLARAANSIDYRIPDMQVTTRNNDQDIFVQGVTFGVELNR; the protein is encoded by the coding sequence ATGGCGACAAAGTGCATCCGAAAAAGTCTGCTGGCACTGGGCGTCCAGTTCTGGCTCGCCTCCACGGCCCTGGGGCAAGCGGAAGACGACTATGCACCCGGACGTCTGGGAAGCGGGGATTTCGCGATCGGCGCCCCGGCCGACCTGAGCCTCTACGGCAACTACCCCAAGCCGAACTACGGCTGGTTCGGCAAGGCCGAAGGGATCTTCTGGACCATCAGCAGCCCGGACACCACGACCATCGGCCGCTCCGGCTTTGAACCGGCGGCGTCGGATGGCGATCGACTGATTTTCCAGTCCAGCACCGCGGACACGGGTTGGATTGAGAGCGACCCGCAATGGGGTAACCGCCTGGAAGTTGGTTACATTGGGGACAATGACAAAGGCTGGTTGATCAGTGGTTTCAAGACGACGAGCCAGAACTCGCGACTGGACCTGATTGGCGACGACGTCCCATTGCAGGTCGATTCGGTCCAGTTCGTCGGCGAACCTCAAGCGTTCTTCGACTTCGTCGTTCGGGCCCAGGGCATGGTCGGCGTCGCGTTCCTGCCGCAACTGGGGCCTGACGGGGTTTCGGTGCTCGAAGGCTTCGTGGACTTGAACGGGGACGGCTTTGACGACGACCTCAACCAGAACACCGTCTTCGGACGCGATGGGCAGGATACCGGCACGCCGAACCAGACTCCGCCCCCGACCACCGTTCCGCCGCCGGACGGGATCCCGGATACCGCGGCCCCGACGGACTTCGACGACCTGGTTTTCTTCCCGATCTTCTTCGAGCGGTTGCACGCCACGAACGAAACGCGCGTCGAGGGCATTGAAGCCATGCGGGTCTGGCGACGGACGCCGTTCCGACGCTGGGGCGTCATGGAAGTCTTCGGCGGGCCGCGCTATTTCCACATGCGTGACAAGTTCGTCGTGATGGGCTTGGGCGGCGTGCTCAATCCGAATCTCAACGTGGTTCCCGCGGACGGCCTCTATAGCTGGGACTACACCGACGGCAGCTACTGGGATACGGAAGTCGATAACAACATCATTGGCGGTCAGATCGGCGGCCGGTTGGTGTTCAAGAAGCACCGCGTGTCGACCATCTCCGAAGTGCGGGCGTTCGCCGGAGCAAACTTCCAGAACTTCGATATTTTCGGACGCCTGGGCAACGGCTTGCTCCCCGGCAACCAGAACCAGCCGCTCGACTTGGGGGACACGGCTTTCCACGACTCGGACAACACCACGGAACTTTCGCTGGGTGGTGAATTGCGATTCGCCCTCAACTACCAGGTTACCCAGGCGATTCAGCTCCAGGCTGGTTGGACCGGCATGTACTTCAGTGGCCTGGCTCGCGCCGCCAACAGCATCGACTACCGGATCCCAGACATGCAGGTCACCACCCGGAACAACGACCAGGACATTTTCGTCCAGGGCGTGACTTTCGGTGTGGAACTTAACCGCTAG
- a CDS encoding N-acetyltransferase, which translates to MSLPPQTVACPESSDPQAESPVVVRELSGRRELGLFLRLPWTIYADDPAWAPPLLAERRLFVNRAQHPFFGHGSAAFFLAFRDRQVVGRICVSDDPRYNAHHRVNQGCVGLFESIDDEAVAHALFNASADWLRARGRDQIVGPIDYSTNYTCGLLIDGFQTPPRVMMNHHPAYYQALWESWGFGKAKDLYGWWFDDPHDMASSWREKAQRLVRRCGITIRAFRLNDFAGDVRRCLQVYNEAWRDNWGAVPMTDAESLHLAKNLRRWADPELLLIAEAEGRPVGFCLTLPDFNEAMRPLNGRLFPLGWLRFARNLKRIKTGRVLTCGVVDQYRRRGVTDLMILRTLEYGKHVRGFDNAELGWTLEDNALINRTIETVGGKRYKTYRIYERTLE; encoded by the coding sequence ATGTCGCTGCCTCCCCAAACCGTCGCCTGCCCCGAAAGTAGCGATCCCCAGGCGGAGAGCCCCGTCGTCGTCCGCGAACTGAGCGGCCGACGCGAGTTGGGGCTGTTTCTCCGGCTCCCCTGGACGATTTACGCCGACGATCCGGCCTGGGCGCCGCCGCTGCTCGCGGAGCGACGGCTGTTCGTCAACCGCGCCCAGCACCCGTTTTTCGGCCACGGGTCGGCGGCTTTTTTTCTCGCATTCCGAGACCGACAGGTGGTCGGACGCATCTGCGTGAGCGACGATCCCCGCTACAACGCCCATCACCGCGTCAACCAGGGCTGCGTTGGGCTCTTCGAGTCCATCGACGACGAGGCCGTCGCGCACGCCCTCTTCAATGCGTCGGCCGATTGGCTGCGTGCCCGCGGGCGTGATCAAATCGTCGGCCCGATCGATTACTCGACAAACTACACGTGCGGACTGCTGATCGACGGCTTTCAAACGCCGCCGCGGGTGATGATGAACCATCATCCGGCGTACTACCAGGCGCTGTGGGAGTCGTGGGGGTTCGGCAAAGCGAAGGATCTTTACGGCTGGTGGTTCGACGACCCCCACGACATGGCGAGCTCGTGGCGCGAAAAGGCGCAGCGTTTGGTCCGGCGCTGCGGGATCACGATTCGGGCGTTCCGCTTGAACGATTTCGCCGGCGACGTGCGACGCTGCTTGCAGGTCTACAACGAGGCCTGGCGCGACAACTGGGGCGCCGTGCCGATGACGGACGCGGAGTCGCTGCATCTCGCGAAAAACTTGCGCCGCTGGGCCGATCCAGAGCTCCTACTCATTGCCGAAGCCGAAGGGCGTCCCGTGGGATTTTGCCTGACGCTGCCCGACTTCAACGAGGCGATGCGCCCTCTGAACGGCCGGCTGTTTCCGCTGGGTTGGCTGCGCTTTGCGCGCAATCTAAAGCGCATCAAGACCGGCCGCGTGCTAACGTGCGGGGTCGTCGACCAATACCGCCGTCGCGGCGTCACCGATTTGATGATCCTCCGCACGCTCGAGTACGGCAAGCACGTCCGCGGCTTCGACAACGCGGAACTCGGCTGGACGCTCGAAGACAACGCCCTCATCAACCGCACGATTGAAACCGTCGGCGGGAAGCGTTACAAGACCTATCGCATCTACGAGCGGACGTTGGAGTAG
- a CDS encoding C-terminal binding protein gives MPAFRVLITDIAWPDLSLERAILDRIDAELILAERQDPASLAALAGPVDAIMTNWVKVPAEVIAAAPKCRIVSRLGIGLDNIDVAYCTAHKIPVTNVPDYCVIEVAEHALALLLAMARKIVFFDRQSQQGVYQLQAGPPLRRIEGQTLGIVGFGNIGRRLAEKAIGLGMRVLATSRSRRDPLSGVAFAELDQLLAESDYVSLHIPATPETKHLLNAERLARMKPSAYLINTARGAVIDEAALAVALERGQLAGAALDVQAHEPPDLSQPPFNDPRVIVTPHAAFVSEESIADLRRRVAEQVAARLSGETPKHVVNPAALT, from the coding sequence ATGCCTGCGTTCCGTGTGCTCATTACCGACATCGCCTGGCCGGATCTTTCCCTTGAGCGGGCCATTTTGGATCGCATCGACGCCGAGTTGATCCTTGCCGAGCGGCAGGATCCCGCGTCGCTAGCGGCGCTCGCTGGCCCGGTCGATGCGATTATGACCAATTGGGTCAAGGTGCCCGCCGAGGTGATCGCCGCCGCGCCGAAGTGCCGTATCGTGTCGCGGTTGGGCATCGGTTTGGACAACATCGACGTCGCCTATTGCACGGCGCACAAGATTCCGGTCACCAACGTGCCGGATTACTGCGTGATCGAAGTCGCCGAACACGCGCTCGCATTATTGCTCGCGATGGCGCGCAAAATTGTGTTTTTTGATCGCCAATCGCAGCAAGGCGTCTACCAACTGCAGGCCGGGCCGCCGCTACGGCGCATCGAAGGACAAACGCTGGGCATCGTCGGCTTCGGCAACATCGGCCGTCGACTGGCGGAAAAGGCGATCGGCCTCGGCATGCGTGTCCTGGCGACCAGCCGCAGTCGCCGCGATCCGTTGTCCGGCGTCGCCTTTGCGGAACTGGACCAACTCCTCGCCGAGAGCGACTACGTCTCGCTGCACATTCCAGCCACGCCGGAAACCAAGCACCTATTGAATGCTGAACGGCTGGCCCGGATGAAGCCTTCGGCGTATCTGATCAACACCGCACGCGGCGCTGTGATCGACGAAGCGGCGCTGGCCGTGGCGCTCGAACGGGGGCAACTCGCCGGCGCTGCCCTCGACGTGCAGGCACACGAGCCGCCGGACCTCTCGCAGCCGCCGTTCAACGATCCGCGCGTCATCGTCACGCCCCACGCAGCGTTCGTCTCCGAGGAATCGATCGCCGACCTCCGCCGCCGCGTCGCCGAACAAGTCGCGGCACGACTCAGCGGCGAGACGCCCAAACATGTGGTGAACCCGGCGGCGCTGACATAG